A window of the Lactuca sativa cultivar Salinas chromosome 7, Lsat_Salinas_v11, whole genome shotgun sequence genome harbors these coding sequences:
- the LOC111889299 gene encoding uncharacterized protein LOC111889299, which yields MVAIEPLPSTDIESKPSNSTTTGVDSNSSNRLNADGGVVSSSGDKATAAGYASDGYETASETEVGDDDTVSDNSDKSYAVEHEHQQQKSEEMSTVSKDPTYEDALNDDEFKQKLLAQMNEAKVEGNKLFGEELYEEALLKYDYAIQLAPEMSSSSEIRSICHNNRATCFFKLGKYEDTIKECSKALEINPTYMKSLLRRGEAHEKLENYEEAIADMKKILELDPSNYQCKRTIIRLEPLAIQKREKMKEEMLGKLKDMGDSILGKFGMSVDNFKAVKDPNTGSYSISFQR from the exons ATGGTGGCGATTGAGCCTTTGCCTTCCACCGATATCGAATCAAAACCCTCAAATTCAACCACCACCGGAGTAGATTCGAACAGTAGCAACAGATTAAATGCTGATGGAGGAGTAGTTTCGAGCAGTGGAGATAAAGCAACAGCCGCCGGATACGCATCCGACGGGTACGAAACGGCAAGCGAGACTGAAGTTGGCGATGATGATACGGTTTCCGACAATTCTGATAAATCGTACGCCGTTGAACATGAACATCAACAACAGAAATCGGAAGAAATGTCTACGGTGTCGAAGGATCCGACCTATGAAGATGCACTCAATGATGATGAATTCAAGCAG AAACTTTTGGCACAAATGAATGaagcaaaagttgaaggaaacaAGTTATTTGGAGAAGAACTATATGAAGAGGCATTATTAAAGTATGATTATGCAATCCAACTTGCACCTGAGATGTCTTCTTCTTCAGAAATTAGGTCAATATGCCATAATAATCGTGCTACATGTTTCTTTAAACTG GGAAAGTATGAGGATACAATTAAAGAATGCAGCAAAGCATTGGAAATTAATCCTACTTACATGAAATCTTTGCTTAGAAGAGGAGAGGCtcatgaaaagcttgaaaattatgAGGAGGCTATTGCTG atatgaagaaAATCTTGGAGTTGGATCCTTCGAACTACCAATGTAAGAGAACCATTATCCGTTTAGAGCCACTAGCTATTCAAAAACGTGAAAAGATGAAGGAAGAGATGTTGG GGAAGTTGAAAGATATGGGTGACTCGATATTGGGAAAATTTGGGATGAGTGTGGACAATTTTAAAGCTGTGAAAGATCCAAATACTGGATCATATTCTATCTCTTTTCAGAGATAG
- the LOC111889298 gene encoding uncharacterized protein LOC111889298, whose protein sequence is MMRALIKSSRLIYSQFRYHEVKRVLSNANPRLFDLKYDTHTYNCGHSSHIFSRAMSADAAKVNYEEVKRSGPLVEYERRINAGELEDGDNCQIGTLREIQRLYEELGNSAHVCHLDLNSDSGKKARSRWLWSRFMPQSSVSPVKGLYLYGGVGTGKTMLMDLFYDQLPCNWRKKRIHFHDFMLNVHSRLQRHKGVSDPLEVVAGEISHESVLLCLDEFMVTDVADAMILNRLFKHLFSNGAILVATSNRAPDNLYERGLQRDLFLPFISTLKDRCIVNEIGSSVDYRRRTSAEEGFYFIQNGTSDFLMQRFKELIGEHTAHPQEAEVVMGRTLQVPLGANGCAYFPFEELCDKPLGAADYFGLCKNFHTLALDGVPIFGLHNRTAAYRFVTLVDVMYENKARLMCTAEGTPFEVFERIVTVADAHNIAPRTSSRSRKNDDFDLCVDNELGFAKDRTISRLTEMNSKEYLEQHSEMITHNNENVVHA, encoded by the exons ATGATGAGAGCTTTGATCAAATCTTCAAGACTGATTTACTCACAATTTCGCTATCATGAAGTAAAAAGAGTGTTATCAAATGCAAATCCAAGATTATTTGATCTAAAATATGATACTCATACATATAATTGTGGACATTCATCGCACATTTTTTCAAGAGCGATGTCTGCTGATGCTGCTAAAGTAAATTATGAAG AGGTGAAGAGAAGTGGACCTCTTGTGGAATATGAACGAAGAATCAATGCTGGAGAACTTGAAGATGGTGATAATTGTCAG ATAGGAACCTTAAGAGAAATTCAAAGACTCTATGAGGAACTTGGTAACTCTGCTCATGTGTGTCATCTGGATCTTAATTCTGATTCTGGGAAAAAGGCGag gAGTAGGTGGTTATGGTCACGTTTTATGCCTCAATCTTCAGTGTCACCAGTGAAAGGACTTTATCTCTATGGAGGAGTTGGAACTGGAAAAACCATGTTGATGGATTTATTTTATGATCAATT GCCTTGCAATTGGAGGAAAAAGAGGATTCATTTTCATGACTTTATGTTGAATGTTCACAGCCGTTTACAG AGGCACAAAGGGGTGTCTGATCCGCTTGAAGTTGTTGCAGGCGAGATTTCTCATGAatctgttttgttatgtttagATGAATTCATG GTTACTGATGTAGCCGATGCTATGATATTAAACCGATTATTTAAACATCTTTTCAGCAATGGTGCT ATACTTGTTGCTACATCTAATCGAGCTCCTGATAACCTTTATGAACGTGGATTACAAAGAGATCTTTTTCTACCCTTCATTTCCACACTAAAG GATAGATGCATAGTAAATGAAATCGGTTCATCTGTAGACTATAGGAGAAGAACCTCG GCGGAAGAAGGTTTCTACTTCATACAAAATGGTACATCCGATTTCCTTAtgcaaaggtttaaagagttGATAGGGGAACATACGGCTCATCCTCAAGAGGCTGAAGTTGTTATGGGAAGGACACTTCAG GTACCTTTGGGTGCCAATGGATGTGCATATTTTCCATTCGAGGAGCTTTGTGACAAACCTCTTGGTGCTGCTGACTATTTTGGATTGTGTA AGAATTTTCACACCTTGGCTTTGGATGGTGTCCCAATATTCGGTCTCCACAATAGGACCGCAGCATATCGATTTGTCACATTAGTTGAT GTAATGTACGAGAATAAAGCCCGGTTGATGTGTACGGCTGAGGGGACTCCGTTTGAAGTTTTTGAAAGAATCGTGACGGTTGCAGATGCTCATAACATAGCACCAAGAACCTCATCAAGATCAAGGAAAAATGACGATTTTGACCTTTGTGTTGACAACGAATTGGGCTTTGCAAAAGATCGCACCATTAGTAG GTTGACAGAAATGAATAGCAAAGAGTATCTTGAGCAACATAGTGAAATGATTACACACAACAATGAGAATGTGGTGCATGCGTAA